Proteins encoded by one window of Cuniculiplasma divulgatum:
- a CDS encoding ATP-binding protein — protein sequence MPFRYDIGISSGKRIQGEGIEIGNGASGYPYLINARSLMFHTLITGRTGTGKSNLLLNLCKNILKVESSNMIVIDFHGSLSDHIITMIDNKKLIYLGSSPDGKSVVKMNILKGASQSSVSFYLIQEIFSRESSLSGGTWGPRLQTIFTSVLREILLREPEATLSDFMDTLLSKEMMKSLSASCTKESRKVIENLISKWQSWIEYSSSSINKLYPILSDPKIKSLVSSRNESVDIIKELTEGDKVVVIDVSKTRFSTTQGKIISSLILNRIWTEILKEGITPQTMIVADEAQNLNSSVLSEILSEGRKFKTYLTVASQYLDQYDRYTKGSLLSNCGSIYSFNVSERDAMEITNVITNRKKKTEALKSILLGTPHNVTHFNFLSKSGIEVDSFIPYLIDTKVNKIEVESRVGESLDLYGNDTDEEPMSEILTLPDHTYLSTFMLRFLESRDIFPERERKLNSLRPDILFYYNNRPVVVEIEVSDVGKFSRVVEKAVNYSSLKLIFLCGRNMGRILYEKFCNRDSMRNSLENLKMKGSGSYYDYRNILICEERNGILYLVVGGKLVRFSIDKLENYRTFVEQSVMGSSFIEICMNEMRRKSDYFLCIEEINKLWDKAHYAESFNFRNESITIFDLYK from the coding sequence ATGCCTTTCAGATATGATATTGGTATCTCCTCTGGAAAGAGAATTCAGGGAGAAGGTATAGAGATTGGGAATGGAGCTTCAGGTTATCCATATTTAATTAATGCCCGATCTCTGATGTTCCACACACTAATCACGGGTAGAACCGGAACTGGAAAATCCAATCTTCTATTAAATCTTTGCAAGAATATTCTTAAAGTAGAGAGTTCAAATATGATCGTAATAGACTTTCACGGTTCACTTTCAGACCATATTATTACAATGATAGATAACAAGAAACTGATCTATCTTGGGAGTTCACCAGATGGTAAAAGTGTTGTGAAAATGAATATATTAAAAGGTGCCTCCCAATCTTCTGTATCATTCTACCTTATACAGGAAATATTCTCCAGGGAATCTTCACTCTCAGGAGGAACATGGGGACCGAGATTACAAACCATATTCACTTCAGTACTGAGGGAAATATTACTAAGAGAGCCAGAAGCAACTTTAAGTGACTTCATGGACACACTTCTTTCAAAGGAGATGATGAAATCGCTTTCTGCCAGTTGCACCAAGGAAAGCAGAAAAGTGATAGAAAATCTTATATCAAAATGGCAGTCATGGATAGAATATAGCTCCAGTTCAATAAATAAGTTATATCCAATTTTAAGTGATCCTAAGATAAAATCACTGGTTTCGTCAAGAAATGAAAGCGTAGATATTATAAAGGAACTGACTGAAGGTGATAAAGTAGTTGTAATAGACGTGTCAAAGACAAGATTTTCTACAACTCAAGGCAAAATAATTTCTTCACTAATACTAAACAGAATCTGGACAGAAATCCTTAAAGAAGGAATAACTCCACAAACAATGATTGTAGCAGACGAGGCGCAGAATCTGAATTCTAGCGTGCTGTCTGAGATTCTAAGTGAGGGAAGAAAATTTAAAACCTACCTTACCGTAGCTTCTCAGTATCTGGATCAGTACGATCGATATACAAAGGGGTCTCTCCTTTCAAACTGTGGTTCGATTTACTCATTCAATGTATCTGAAAGGGACGCTATGGAAATCACTAACGTTATTACAAACAGAAAGAAGAAGACTGAAGCTTTAAAATCTATACTGCTCGGAACACCACATAATGTAACACACTTTAATTTCCTTTCGAAAAGTGGAATAGAAGTGGATAGTTTTATCCCTTACTTAATTGATACAAAGGTAAACAAAATTGAAGTCGAATCTAGAGTAGGGGAAAGTTTAGATCTGTATGGTAACGATACAGATGAGGAGCCAATGTCAGAGATTTTAACTCTGCCTGATCATACTTATTTATCAACATTTATGCTGCGGTTCCTTGAAAGTAGAGATATATTTCCAGAAAGAGAAAGAAAACTTAACAGTCTAAGACCAGATATTTTATTCTATTACAACAACCGGCCTGTTGTTGTCGAAATTGAAGTTTCAGATGTGGGGAAGTTTTCAAGGGTAGTTGAAAAAGCCGTAAATTACAGTTCTTTAAAATTGATTTTTCTATGTGGGAGAAATATGGGCAGAATACTATATGAAAAATTTTGCAACAGAGACTCCATGCGAAATAGTCTTGAAAATCTGAAAATGAAAGGGTCCGGATCATATTATGATTACAGGAACATTCTAATATGTGAGGAAAGAAATGGTATTCTGTACTTAGTTGTAGGTGGGAAACTGGTAAGATTTTCAATAGATAAACTTGAAAATTACAGGACCTTCGTGGAACAGTCTGTCATGGGGTCATCTTTTATCGAGATCTGCATGAATGAAATGAGGAGAAAATCGGATTACTTTCTTTGTATTGAGGAAATAAACAAATTATGGGATAAAGCACATTATGCTGAATCCTTTAATTTTAGGAATGAAAGCATTACAATATTTGATTTATATAAATAA
- a CDS encoding fumarylacetoacetate hydrolase family protein, whose translation MQIEIVSENGNLFPIAYENGSVKKGRKISNLNKFYMELSENINSAEFVQGDTKSYTSVIPVNPGKILCPALNFKNHSAETVQKSPEFPYFFPKFSNSLIPFNGKILKHEGIKQLDYEGEIAAIVGKKTSKASRSEAQNSIVGFAVVNDVSARDYQNQFSPNLGKNWIMGKAADTFLPVSKTVFIGKEEEFSIKTFVNGEIRQDGNTKDMIFSFADMVSYISKNITLEPGDMILSGTPAGVAASGKYPYLGKGDMIRIESEKIGKLENVVG comes from the coding sequence ATGCAAATTGAAATAGTTTCTGAAAATGGTAATCTTTTTCCAATTGCTTACGAAAATGGCTCTGTTAAGAAGGGAAGAAAGATTTCAAATCTAAATAAATTCTACATGGAATTAAGTGAAAATATAAATTCTGCAGAATTTGTGCAGGGTGATACAAAAAGTTATACGAGTGTCATTCCAGTTAATCCTGGCAAAATTCTTTGTCCTGCTTTGAATTTCAAAAATCATTCCGCTGAAACTGTACAGAAAAGCCCTGAATTTCCATATTTTTTTCCAAAATTCTCCAATTCATTAATACCATTTAATGGAAAAATATTAAAACATGAAGGTATAAAACAGCTGGATTATGAGGGAGAAATAGCAGCAATAGTAGGAAAAAAGACGTCAAAAGCTTCAAGGAGTGAGGCTCAGAATTCCATAGTTGGTTTTGCGGTAGTGAACGACGTAAGTGCAAGAGATTATCAAAATCAATTTTCACCCAATTTAGGAAAGAACTGGATAATGGGAAAAGCCGCAGACACTTTTCTTCCTGTAAGCAAAACTGTGTTTATAGGAAAAGAAGAAGAATTTTCAATTAAGACTTTTGTGAATGGTGAAATTCGTCAGGATGGTAACACAAAAGACATGATATTCTCATTTGCAGATATGGTATCTTATATAAGCAAAAATATAACACTGGAACCTGGAGACATGATTCTCAGCGGTACACCAGCTGGTGTTGCAGCATCAGGTAAATACCCATATCTTGGGAAAGGAGATATGATAAGGATAGAATCAGAAAAAATTGGCAAACTTGAAAATGTTGTTGGATAA
- a CDS encoding molybdopterin-binding protein translates to MNIAVISIGNEVVKGRTVDSNSAEISSFLTSNGFNVAYHIACKDETDEICKSLKFLLDEVDVIITTGGLGPTMDDISIESISKCLRLPLEMNPHAVDILKTKYLSLKLELTEERLKMAKMPLGAEIIENKGGTAPGMFLKYDGKIIFSVPGVPREMRSMLPQILLNMGVSKKAYMSKEIRVNGIMESAIAPLIKEVFDVMNNGINIKSHPESFEFNNPVLIIEFYGYGDSQDDIENRINSTYKEFSQRVKNKFSLSI, encoded by the coding sequence ATGAATATAGCTGTTATTTCCATTGGAAATGAAGTTGTTAAGGGAAGAACTGTTGATTCTAATTCAGCAGAAATATCCTCATTTCTAACATCAAACGGGTTCAATGTAGCTTATCACATTGCGTGTAAGGATGAAACAGATGAAATATGCAAATCATTGAAGTTTTTATTAGATGAAGTTGATGTTATTATAACAACTGGCGGACTTGGGCCAACTATGGATGATATTTCTATTGAATCTATCAGTAAATGCCTCAGATTACCATTAGAAATGAATCCTCATGCAGTGGATATTTTAAAGACAAAATATCTATCTCTAAAACTAGAATTGACAGAAGAGAGATTAAAAATGGCGAAAATGCCACTGGGTGCAGAAATAATAGAAAATAAAGGCGGTACCGCACCTGGCATGTTTCTCAAATATGATGGAAAAATAATATTTTCTGTTCCAGGCGTGCCGAGGGAGATGAGATCTATGTTACCACAAATCCTTCTAAATATGGGCGTGTCTAAAAAAGCTTACATGAGCAAAGAAATAAGGGTAAATGGGATAATGGAAAGTGCCATTGCTCCACTGATAAAAGAAGTATTTGACGTTATGAACAATGGAATAAATATTAAATCCCATCCAGAATCCTTTGAATTTAATAATCCAGTTCTAATAATTGAATTCTACGGATATGGAGATAGTCAGGACGATATTGAAAATAGAATAAATTCTACATATAAAGAATTCAGTCAGAGAGTTAAAAATAAATTCAGCTTATCCATATGA
- a CDS encoding TenA family transcriptional regulator, whose translation MISEEVNENNFYKKTYEFVKKHSAIDNEFINRFAKGDISVEEFKRFSVEFFHFTREWPAILSTLLVNTPDESDAANLTTILVSELGDMDPTKRHELLYRKYLRSLNMEPTSLVKAKQLPTTKAWLDGMRNYFSSDYYEALGAEFGLENMAIPMWDKILSGFKIFTQKHPEFKGVDIEYFTFHRELEEHHEEAMEDVLGTHKSDPDAREKFFKGAKGILDLEKNFWLGLSDKH comes from the coding sequence ATGATATCTGAAGAGGTAAATGAAAATAACTTCTATAAGAAGACATATGAGTTTGTAAAAAAGCATAGCGCCATAGACAATGAGTTCATAAACAGATTTGCAAAAGGTGATATTAGTGTAGAAGAATTTAAACGTTTTTCTGTGGAATTCTTCCACTTTACCAGGGAGTGGCCAGCAATTCTCTCAACCTTGCTGGTTAACACTCCAGATGAGTCAGATGCTGCTAACCTTACAACTATTCTCGTTTCAGAACTCGGTGATATGGATCCAACCAAGAGACATGAACTTTTATACAGAAAGTACCTTAGAAGTCTCAATATGGAACCCACATCCCTTGTTAAGGCTAAGCAACTACCAACAACAAAGGCTTGGCTAGACGGTATGAGAAACTATTTTTCATCAGATTACTATGAAGCACTTGGAGCGGAATTTGGTCTTGAAAATATGGCTATTCCAATGTGGGACAAAATACTTTCAGGTTTCAAAATCTTCACGCAGAAACATCCTGAATTCAAGGGTGTTGACATAGAGTACTTCACATTTCACAGAGAACTTGAAGAACACCACGAAGAGGCAATGGAAGATGTTCTTGGAACTCACAAGAGTGATCCAGATGCAAGGGAGAAATTTTTCAAGGGAGCAAAAGGAATACTTGATCTGGAAAAGAATTTCTGGCTAGGACTTTCGGATAAACACTGA
- a CDS encoding DUF211 domain-containing protein, with translation MNIRRLILDVGKGINRPTLMELSEIISSVKGVEGVNIIVTDMDIETMGVNITIEGNNINYEQVLKGIEEVGAVVHSIDEIAVGSKLIENIRRDE, from the coding sequence ATGAACATAAGGAGATTAATTCTCGATGTTGGCAAGGGGATAAACAGGCCAACATTAATGGAACTTTCAGAGATAATTAGTTCGGTGAAGGGTGTAGAAGGAGTAAATATTATCGTTACTGATATGGACATAGAGACCATGGGTGTTAATATTACCATAGAAGGGAATAATATAAATTATGAACAGGTTCTAAAGGGTATTGAAGAAGTTGGAGCTGTAGTTCATTCAATAGATGAAATAGCAGTAGGCAGTAAACTAATTGAAAATATAAGGCGTGATGAGTGA
- a CDS encoding histidine phosphatase family protein, with product MKVYFVRHGETEWNREGRWQGSFDIGLSEEGKKQALDASSQFENKPVDAIYSSDLKRAYETAQFISARTGLKNIIRDPRLRERRLGEIEGKTSLEVSQLLSMNINLLDIIGKDLPVDGMEPLKSQFDRASQFINDLRKSDYKNTVVVSHGVTIGIMIEIITGEDFRKRKIGNCEIIEVVV from the coding sequence ATGAAAGTCTATTTTGTAAGACACGGTGAAACAGAGTGGAACCGGGAGGGAAGATGGCAGGGGAGTTTTGACATTGGTCTGTCGGAAGAAGGTAAAAAACAAGCTTTAGATGCTTCATCGCAGTTTGAAAATAAGCCCGTAGATGCCATATATTCAAGTGATCTCAAAAGGGCATATGAAACCGCACAATTCATTAGTGCTAGGACAGGATTAAAGAATATAATACGAGATCCAAGACTACGTGAAAGAAGACTGGGGGAGATAGAAGGTAAAACATCGTTGGAGGTATCACAGTTATTATCGATGAACATTAATCTTCTAGATATAATAGGCAAAGATCTACCTGTAGATGGAATGGAACCACTCAAGAGTCAGTTTGATAGAGCCAGCCAATTTATAAACGATCTTAGAAAAAGTGATTATAAAAATACGGTTGTGGTCTCACACGGGGTGACCATAGGAATAATGATCGAAATCATTACCGGAGAAGATTTTAGAAAGAGAAAGATTGGAAATTGCGAAATTATTGAGGTAGTAGTTTAA